The genomic DNA tctctctctctctctctctctctctctatatatatatatatatatatatatatatatatagagagagagagagagagagagagagagttttgatctcctgcgcgacatgcacagtgcgcgactgtgcgcgtcgcgcaggagatcaattaataactttttttttattttttttatttttttaatattttaaattaaaaaaattaacatttccttatataaatttttaatacattaatatatcccctcaacatattacaatactcaataaatacttaaattaattttattttaaatttattttaaaaccaaacattataacctaattgggaagcctgaaccctagaggtaaaatctaaaaaaaaaatagttttgatactataacccaaagtctgaaccctagaggtaaaatctaaaaaaaatagctttgatactataacctaaAGCATGAATCCTAAAtagttttgatactataacccaaagcctgaaccctagaggtaaaatctaaaaaaaaaaaatagttttgatattataacccaaagcctgaaccctagaaataaaatttttaaaaaatattttaattattttttttaattcaaaaaataaaaaaaactaaaatcagTGATATCCTGCGCGTGCGCACAGTCACACACTGTGCGGGCGCGCAGGATATCaaaagtgtatatatatatatataattttgatatgcTGCACGAcgccacagtgcgcgactgtgcgcgtcgcgcagcatatccattttcttttttttttaattaatcattttttaattattctttttaagattttgaatttaaaaattttaacattttcttatataaatCAATAACACATAGAAATATCCCCTAAACATATTACAATAttccataaatacttaaatttatttcatttttaatttttcttttaactaaatactataatccaattgGAAAGCCTAAACACTAgagataaaagagataaaatctttaaaaaaaaataatagcttaaaaattataacccaattgagAACCCTGAACCtataaataaaatctaaaaaaatattttaattaatcttttaattcaaaattaaaaaaacaatatctattatttttttagattttgaattaaaaaatcaaaattaaaataaaaacaattcaaaattcaaaataggaaatgttaaaaagaataattaaaaaaacaattaattaaaaaaaaaaagaaaaactgaTATGCTGCGTGATACACACAGTCGCGCACTGTAGCGTCGCGCAGCATatcataattatatatatatatatatatatatatatatatatatatataataatgatATGACATTCGATCTATGTGCAACGTATAAGTGACTGAGTATGATTCCAAATACTTAAATCATCACAAGTGCCCCAAGTTAATTTTGAGAAGTCACCTCATTATCTTACCTTCATTATCTTGTGAGTTTATAGGgttagctatatatatatatatatatatactctgaaCATTTTTAGAGCATTAGTTAGTGAACATGGCTCCTTAATGAACAACCACACCCCATTCAAAAAAACAAATGTAAATGCCTCAGCATACAGCGGAGGGTAAGAGATTTGACATTCTCGTAAACCGTGAGAGTTTGATTTTGCAATGATTAAATTTCTGATGACACGTATATGTAAGTTGTCGGCTTGCCGTATTTTTTGAATTTACTTAGTGTACcgtctattttaaaattataaaatctgagtacttaatataaaataataataataataatttaaaagcaaaaagaaagaaaaaaatgaactGCGTATCGTTGACTCCGAAGTCCGAACGCGCAAAAGAACCAAACCGCATCTCGTCGACTATCGCTCCTTATATTTCTTGTCGGAAACGCAGGTCGACAGACAAAGGATCTTCCCTAAGTCGAGTCTTCGCCCACGTCTTCACGCGCAAACGATCGATCCAACTCTCGACTTCACGCGGGGACCATCCGTAAGCAACCGCATCAGCTTCAAGCGTACCCGCCTCGTCTTATCTCTCACGTCATCTAACCATTTTACATTGTCTGCGACTTTGAATATTCCACGCCCAAATCGCATGCCGCAGCTTCTGCCatttgcttcatggaaatttccAACACTTCGACAGTTAATCTGCAAAGATTACGAGCACCGGAAGAACCTCAGTAACTGCACTTTGGAGGTTGGACTAGCAGACACAATTCAACTGTCTACTGCAAACTCCCTTTACCTCACCTTCCAAGCTTCTTCCAGGCAGTTTCCTTAATTCTCCTCCTTGCGACAGCTCAATGCCCATTCTCCATAAATACTCCGTACTCGAGATCACAGCGACACTATACCTCTCTAATCTCTTCTTCCTTCCGTAACACAGGAAGGAGATGACAGCCAAGAGGCTTCGCCAGGACTCTGATCGAGACCGCGACTCATCCTCCGACGAGGAGCGAGCCCGTCGTCGGATCCCTTCGCTTTCCACGTTAGTAGTCCTTGATGAACCCACTTCTGCATTTTTTTTATGGCATGATCCTGTTTTTCATGATAATAATGGCTGTTTAACAGAGTGGTCAGAGAGGCGATGGTGTTTAAGTCTCTGCAGAACGTTTCCTTGGCGTTGGAGCCGTTGCTTCGCAAAGTGGTATGCTCCATTTCTGCGATTTAGAGAAACTTGTGGTGATTGAGGAGATGAACTAATGGCCGTTTTCTTCGTAATGGAAATTGATTAGGTGCAGGAAGAGGTGGAGAAAGGAGTGATCCGCAGCATGCGCTTGTTCCATAGGTAAAAGAATTGTTGTTTTCCTTGCTGTAATCGGTTGCAGAGATGAGAACTTTTTTTCCGACTTCGACGCTTGCTCTCTCAGGTCTAGCTCGATGCGCATAGAAGCGGCGCCGGAATCGTCGAGCTTGAAGCTGGTGTTCAGGACGCAGCTCTCGCTGCCCATTTTTACCGGCAGCAAAATAGACGGCGCGGAGAACAAGCCGCTGGAGCTCGTCATCGTCGACGCTCGCACCGGCGAGCCCCTGAGCTCGCCACTGCAGTCGCCGGTCCGAGTGGAGGTGGTCGTGTTGGACGGAGACTTCCCGGCGGAGGACGAGCCGGAGTGGAGCACCGCCGAATTCCAGCGGAATATCGTGAAGCAGAGGACGGGAAAGAGGCCGCTGATCACGGGGGATGTCAATATCACCATGAGAGATGCCTCGGCCGTCATCTCCGATCTCTCCTTCACAGACAACTCGAGCTGGATCCGGAGCAGGCAGTTCAGGATCGGCgcgagggtcgtcgccgggatccACGGGCAGAGGATTCAGGAAGCCACGACGGCCGCCTTCATGGTGAAAGATCACAGAGGAGAACGTACGTGAACACAGACTTCCTTTGACTCATATCGATCTACAAATCAACTAACTAACTAACCACGATCACAATCCATGAAACAGTGTACAGGAAGCACTACCCGCCAGCTCTCGAAGACGAAGTGTGGCGGCTGGAGAGGATCGGAAAAGATGGAGCTTTCCACAAAAAACTCGCCTCTGCAAAAATCCATACTGTTCAAGAATTCCTGAAGCTACTGACCGTCGACCCTCGCTTACTCCGCAAGGTATGCCCGACCGATCTACCTCATCTCCGGTTAATCGAAAAACTACGATCGACTAATTCATGAAGGTTTCCATGGATCAGATACTGGGAATTGGGATGTCAGACAAGGTGTGGGAGGCAACAATTGTTCATGCCAAGACCTGCCCTGTGGGAGACAAGCTTTATCTGCACCAAGGATCACAGTGCAGCCTCTGGTTGAACCCTATTTGTGAAGTGGTAGGGATCGTCTATGACGACATCACTCTCACATTGCAGCAACTAAGCAAGCATCAAAGGGTAAGTAGTACTGTCGATTCTTCTTCTCCTAAACTCGACAGCTCTGAGAATCACTGAAGCTCGAACATCGATCTATCTATCTGCAGGCCATCGTGCATCATCTGGTTAAAGAGGCGTACCACAACTGGGACAGATTGGAAGAAAGCCACGCACTATTCGACCACCGGATTCTGCCACAAAGTCAGTGAATCCAATTAGTTTAACCGAAAGAAAGTGGTTGAATCGAGATACTGACGTTGTAGTTTGATCTTATTCACAGATTTGGGAACGCAACGGGATGGAGCGGAATCGCTGACTTGGTATCCAGTTCATCAGGGGATTGCAGTCGATTGCCAAATTGAGGACTACGAGATCCTCGACCCTGCACTCCCCGGCTTCGACTGAAACAGAGTAAAGAAGTTCCACGAGGGTTGTGCAAAGATCGATGCTCCTCCTGTTAATGTACATTAGTTCTGTATTTTGTTAACATAAGTCGCCCTGATTGCTTGTCTGTGAACTGATACAAGACTCGCAAGCTGGCACGAGGCGAATGCATGTATTCTTTCATTTGTAATTTTGTTTCTGCACTCTTGTTTATCGATCGATTACAGCAACAATGATCAACTTTCTGTTCATCGTGttcgaatataaatttaattagtaGGATTTTGATTACTTTGGCTACTGATTACATTATTTCACACACATGAATCGATTAACGATGCCAAAACGTGCAGCAAACGATCTCGTCCTTgttcttcttccctttctccGACCTCTTCTTCTTGCCGTCTCCACCCTCGATCTCAACCGACCTCACCTGCGGCTTATTCGCGTCCTCCTTGGGCACCACCAGCGTGAGCACCCCGTTCTCCATCGACGCCTTGACCTTCTCCGCCTTCGCGTCCTCCGGCAGCCTGAACCTCCGCCGCCGGAGGTGCCCGTCGCTACTCCTCCTCTCCGAGCAATGCCACGTgcactcttcttctccttcatcaTCCTTCTTGTCGCGCGACCTTTTGGCTGTGATGGAGATGACGCCGCCGTCCTCCACCTCCACCTTCACGTCCTCTTTCTTGAACCCCGGGAGGTCGGCCTTCAAGACGTGAGCCGCCGCGGTTTCCTTCCAGTCCATGGGGATTCTGTCGTCGCCGGAGTCGTTGAACTGATGGAAGATGCTTCCATATGGATCGAGCAGCATGTTTTGGAGCAGAGACATGTTAGAGCAGAGATTACACGTTCTGTCGTTGGCACGATCTCGAAGTTAAAGTTGGCACTGCATTTATAGGGAGGAATTGATGGAGTAATGGAAGTCTCTAGTTTGTTCTTCGTGCTTCTGTTTACCCTTGACCTACACAACACCATGTAGCACAGGTAAGGAGAAGAATGGAGTAGGGGGAAAAGCGAGGTCAGGAAAGGAATTTAGAGAAAATGAAGTGTTAAAATTGTCTcggcatttttttctttttctttttaattaaaattaatatttaaatttaagttttgtttttgaaaaaatataaatatgatgtgtGGGGTTGTTGAATGAGATGTGTGCGACACTTGttgaaagattttttttgttttttttgttttttttttttgacagtgaagaaagattttaatttttgaagccACGTGGATGTGGCAATCGGGGGAGAGCGCCATGCAATACAGTACTCTCCAAGCAATATAAAGGCTGTACACGGTCTAGACGGTGCAAATCCATCCATCcgtttaatataatttaaaagatattttaaattatgtatttttaaaaaaaaaagaacgttgcttaaaaaaatcaaaatgacactttaataatttttttttaaaaatatttttattttcaatatattaTTATAACAATTAAGACTAACTCATATAATATATAATAACTACTGCAATAAGTActaattaatttcttaataaaaagaaatttgatgtaataatattttatatataataattttgattaaaataaaataataaatttttttatattttgacaTAATgagtaatttaataatttaagatgttttttaattattaaagaaGCATTGTCacttttttaatataatattaaaataattaaaataaatttatataactttaatcaaattcaattataataaaaataaaaatatttttaatataaaatatatattagaaTACTATTAAAAAAATACTTCCCGTAAAGGATGCAGAGGACGGAGCTCGAACTCTCCAGACTCTACCGGAATGTGGTCCCCATGGCTAATTTAGCCAGTGGTTTCCGGCTACTTCCAGAACAGCCCACGATCCATCTGGACTGCGGTAACTTTTTCTTTCTGGAAAGTTCAAGCTCCATCTATTCCATCCTATAAATACCTTCTTCGATCACTCCGATCACCATCGAACAAAGCACCCATCGTCTTCTACAACAAGCTCAAGCTACACATTCTAACTCTATTCCCATGTCGATCGTGAGGCGCAGCAACATCTTCGACCCTTTCTCGCTCGACATTTTTGATCCTTTCCAAGGCTTCCCCTTCGATGCCTTCCGCTCCCTCGCCGAGACGCGGCCAGGGTTCGTGGACGAAACCTCCGCCTTCGCCAACACCCGCATCGACTGGAAGGAGACCCCCGAGGCGCACGTGCTCAAGGCGGATCTCCCCGGCGTCAAGAAGGAGGAGGTAaaggtggaggtggaggaaggGGGGGTCCTCCAGATCAGCGGCGAGCGCACCAAGGAacgagaggagaagaaggacaaGTGGCACCGCGTGGAGCGCAGCAGCGGCAAGTTCCTGCGCCGATTCCGCCTTCCGGAGAACGCCAAGGTGGATCAGGTTAAAGCGAGCATGGAGAACGGCGTGCTGACGGTGACGATCCCTAAGGAGGAGGTGAAGAAGCCGGAAGTGAAGGCCATCGAGATCTCCGGCTGAGCGAAGATGAAATAAAACTCGAGTTTTAGTTTTTCTAAAacctaaataaataagtttgcaAGAAGAGTTCGGTCTCGTGTTAGACTGGACTCCAAGCAGTGTGTATTCTCTGTTTCTGTTTCATTTCCATCTGTGTGCTCTGTTTCCGTTGCTAGTGTTATAAAGTTACTTGTAATTTCTTTACCTGCCTCGTTATCGATATCAGAAATTGGGTTTCCATTCTACC from Zingiber officinale cultivar Zhangliang chromosome 4A, Zo_v1.1, whole genome shotgun sequence includes the following:
- the LOC121971694 gene encoding protein SAR DEFICIENT 1-like, which encodes MTAKRLRQDSDRDRDSSSDEERARRRIPSLSTVVREAMVFKSLQNVSLALEPLLRKVVQEEVEKGVIRSMRLFHRSSSMRIEAAPESSSLKLVFRTQLSLPIFTGSKIDGAENKPLELVIVDARTGEPLSSPLQSPVRVEVVVLDGDFPAEDEPEWSTAEFQRNIVKQRTGKRPLITGDVNITMRDASAVISDLSFTDNSSWIRSRQFRIGARVVAGIHGQRIQEATTAAFMVKDHRGELYRKHYPPALEDEVWRLERIGKDGAFHKKLASAKIHTVQEFLKLLTVDPRLLRKILGIGMSDKVWEATIVHAKTCPVGDKLYLHQGSQCSLWLNPICEVVGIVYDDITLTLQQLSKHQRAIVHHLVKEAYHNWDRLEESHALFDHRILPQNLGTQRDGAESLTWYPVHQGIAVDCQIEDYEILDPALPGFD
- the LOC121971695 gene encoding 16.9 kDa class I heat shock protein 3-like produces the protein MSLLQNMLLDPYGSIFHQFNDSGDDRIPMDWKETAAAHVLKADLPGFKKEDVKVEVEDGGVISITAKRSRDKKDDEGEEECTWHCSERRSSDGHLRRRRFRLPEDAKAEKVKASMENGVLTLVVPKEDANKPQVRSVEIEGGDGKKKRSEKGKKNKDEIVCCTFWHR
- the LOC121971696 gene encoding 16.9 kDa class I heat shock protein 2-like, whose translation is MSIVRRSNIFDPFSLDIFDPFQGFPFDAFRSLAETRPGFVDETSAFANTRIDWKETPEAHVLKADLPGVKKEEVKVEVEEGGVLQISGERTKEREEKKDKWHRVERSSGKFLRRFRLPENAKVDQVKASMENGVLTVTIPKEEVKKPEVKAIEISG